In Halobaculum sp. XH14, the genomic window GACACCATCACCGCCGACGACGTTCGGCACGTCGCGTCGTGGCAGCCCGACGTCCCGGACGTCGAACTCCCGTTCACTCCCTCACGAGTCGTCCTCCAGGACCTCACTGGTGTCCCTGCCGTCGTCGACCTCGCAGCGCTCCGATCAGCGGTTGACCGGAAAGGCAAGGACCCCGCGATCGTCGAGCCAGAGATTCCAATTGACCTCGTGATCGACCACAGCGTCCAGGTCGACTATTTCGGCTCCGAGGACGCCTACGAGAAGAACGTCGAACTGGAGTACGAGCGCAACGGCGAGCGGTATCGAGCGCTGAAATGGGCGCAGCAGGCCTTCGACGACTTCCGCGTCGTCCCACCGGGAACGGGAATCGTCCACCAGGTCAATCTCGAATACCTCGGACAGGTCGTTCACGCCCGCGAACAAGGTGGGGACGACTGGCTGCTCCCGGATACGCTCGTCGGCACGGACAGTCACACGCCGATGATCGGCGGCATCGGCGTCGTCGGCTGGGGCGTCGGCGGCATCGAAGCCGAAGCCGCCATGCTCGGCCAGCCCATCACGATGAAACTGCCCGAGGTCGTCGGCGTCCGCCTCACCGGCGAACTCCCCGAAGGGGCGACTGCGACCGACCTCGTACTTCACGTCACTGAACAGCTTCGCGAGGTCGGTGTCGTCGATCGGTTCGTCGAGTTCTTCGGCCCGGGCGTGTCGAACCTGACTGTTCCGGATCGGGCGACCATCGCGAACATGGCACCCGAACAGGGCTCGACCATCAGTATGTTCCCCGTCGACGAGGCGACACTCGACTACCTCGAACTCACGGGCCGTGACGAGGAGCACATCGACCTCGTTCGTGAATATCTCGACGCACAGGGACTGTTCGGTGAACAGAACCCCGAGTACACCGAAACGGTCGAACTCGACCTCTCGACGATCACGCCGAGTCTCGCAGGACCGAAGCGGCCCCAGGATCGCGTCCCGATGGACGACATGAAGACGCACTTCAGGGGGCTGGTCCACGGCGAATTCGAGGACGAACTCGACGAGGTCGACGAGGACGCACTCACCCGATGGCTCGGTGAAAGCAGTGCGCCCGACACCGATCGACCTGACCCCGACCTTCCGGGACCGGATGTTGGCGACCTCACCAAACGAGTCGAAGTCGATGTGAACGGTGAGACGACCGAAATCGGCCACGGAAGCGTCGTGGTGAGCGCCATCACCAGTTGTACGAACACCTCGAATCCGTCCGTGATGCTCGCGGCGGGCCTCCTCGCTCGCAACGCTGTTGAGCGTGGGCTCGACGTCCCTGCGTACGTCAAGACGAGTCTGGCCCCGGGCAGTCGCGTGGTCACCGAATATCTCGAAGCGTCGGGACTGCTCCCGTACCTCGAGGACCTCGGCTACAACGTCGTCGGCTACGGCTGTACGACCTGTATCGGCAACGCCGGGCCGCTCCCCGAGCCCATCGAGCGCGCAATCGATGCCGAGGACCTCTGGACGACGAGCATTCTCTCGGGCAATCGCAACTTTGAGGCACGCATCCATCCGAAAGTGCGAGCGAACTATCTCGCCAGTCCGCCGCTCGTGGTCGCCTACGGCCTTGCTGGTCGGATGGATATCGACCTCGAACGTGACCCGCTCGGAACAGATGACAACGGCAATCCGGTGTATCTCTCGGATATCTGGCCTGACGCCGACGAGATCCACGCGGCGGTTCACGACAGCGTCGACTCGTCGATGTTCGAGGAGAAGTACGCGGAGGTGTTCGAGGGGGACGAGCGCTGGGAAGCGCTCGATGCACCCACCGGTGATGTCTACGGGTGGGACGATTCTTCGACGTACATCCGCGAACCGCCCTTTTTCAAGGATTTCCCGCTGGAGCAACCGGGCGTCGCGGATATCGAGGACGCTCGGACGCTCATGTTGCTCGGTGACACGGTTACGACCGACCACATCAGTCCAGCGGGACCGTTTTCTCGCGAGCAGCCGGCCGGGGAGTGGCTCGTCGAACAGGGCATCGAACCCCACGAGTTCAACACGTACGGCGCTCGCCGGGGCAACCACGAGGTAATGATGCGCGGCACCTTCGCCAACGTCCGTATCGAGAACGAGATGCTCGACGACGTCGAGGGTGGTTACACGATTCACCAGCCAACGGAAGAACAGACGACCGTCTTCGAAGCGAGCCGCCGCTATCGCGAGGACGACACGCCGCTGGTCGTGTTCGCCGGCGAGGAACTCGGCACCGGGTCGAGCCGCGACTGGGCCGCAAAGGGGACTGACCTCCTGGGCGTTCGAGCGACCATCGCCGAGAGCTACGAGCGTATCTTTCGTGACAACCTCGTCGGCATGGGTGTCCTCCCACTCCAGTTCGCCGACGGTGACTCGTGGGAGTCGCTCGGCCTCGACGGTTCGGAACGAATCGCGATTCACGGGCTCGACGACGGCCTAGACGTGAACGACAATCTCACAGTCGTTGCAGAACGTACCGATGGTTCAACCGTCGAATTCCCGGTTACGGCACAGGTCGGGACGCCCGCAGCCGTTCGATACGTCGAAAATGGCGGAATCCTTCATCTGGTGCTCCGCCGATTGCTTACCGTGGAGTAGCAAGTAGCAACCAAAGTGACAAATAATGTTGAATGCATTATCTTTACGATCTGAGGGTTTCTCCCTTCGCTCACAGCCGCCGTCAGAACCGTCCCCGCGAATCCAAAGCGTGGCAGTAATCGGTGGGGCAGTCGGCGGCCTCGCCGCTGCTGAAGGCTTTTCCAAGCGAGGGTTCGAAGTAGACCTTTTTGAACGCCAGTCGTACGATGACAAACGAGTCAACTGCGGGGAAGCGATGACGGCCGTCTCTAAGATTCCACTCAGTTCGACGCCAACGAATGGGTTCGTCAATGCTCTTCCGGAGTTACGTGTAGAGATCTACGACGGAACGGCATCCCGAAGACAGCGCACCGGAGAGGGAACGTTCCCGGCCTCCGATACGTACATCACTGACAGAAACGTCGTCGAACGGCGATGGGCCGAACGCCTCGCTGAAAAGGGCGTTTCGATTCACGAGAACCACCAGATCACGAAGGCGAAGTTCCGGACGTTGGCCGACGAATACGACCTCTTGGTTGACGCGACTGGCCAACCGTCGATCACCAGCAAGATTCGAGGGAGAACGGACGAGTACGCGGGTCGGATGATCGCCATTAACGCTGACGTGGAGGGCGACTTTTCGGATCTCTACCCGAATAGCCAGATCATTCTTGAGGGCTATACCGGGTACGCGTGGGCGTTCTCGAAATCGCCCGAGCGGGCCAACGTCGGCATCGGGTGGACCGAGAGCGAACGCCCAGCCGATTACATGGCCGAATTTGTGGCGGCATGCGAACGAAACGGCTGGCCGATGCCATCTCGGAGTCAGACGAATATTGCTATCATTCCCGAAGGACCGAGTCTCGATCCTGCGCTGACCTATCTACCTGAGTGGCCCGTCGTTCGCGTCGGGGATGCGGCTGGAATCGCGAATCGGCTGACCGGGAAAGGGATCTCGCAAGCAATTCAGTCGTCGTATCTCGCAGCCAAGTTGACGGCGGAGGGAAGTCTACAGGAGTATCCAGACCGACTCTATCGGATGATGAAAGGAGAGTACCTGCTCGCCCGAATTATGCGGCACCTCGTCGAGACTCGTCAGATGACCGTTCTCGGTGATGCCGTCCAAGTGGTGTCTGGAATCGACATTGAAGACATCGATCGATCCCCACGGGCGGTTCTCCGTCGCTTCTTGCGGCATCCACGGGTGGCTGCTCGGATTTTCTCCAACCCGGCTGTAATCAAGCAGACGTATGCCGCCGTCACAGACGCTTGGGAATACGATACTATTCAGCCGGTATGACGGTATCGGGGAGATCACCCCGAAAAGGGCGCTCTATTCCGGTCTGGCGAGATCCCACCGCGATTTTATAACCCTTTGCCGGGAATAGGCACACGATATGGGATCTCAAGAAGTTCAATTAGAAAGTACAATTGGGGGATTCACCGCAAGCGGTCGACTACACACGTTGAGTGTCTGGTTTATTTTCGGGCTTCGGTTGATGATGGGACTGGCGTTCTTCCAGAGTGGTCTCGACAAGGTCCTCTCGGGGAGTTTTAGTGCCGGTGGATATCTCACCGGGGCCGTTCCGAACCGCGGGAGCCCACTTGCTGATCTGTTCGTAGCGATGGGGAACACGCCGTGGTTCGTCGACTTCGTGAACGTCGCAGTACCGTGGGGAGAGCTGCTTATCGGGCTCGGGTTGTTGTTCGGTGCCCTCACTCGACTCGCTGCGTTCTGGGGGGCATTTATGATGCTCATGTTCTATTTCGGCAACTGGGATGTCGCACATGGCTACATCAACGGGGATTTCGCGTACATGCTCGTTTTCCTCTCAGTCGCCGCGTTCGGAGCGGGACGGATCCTCGGTCTCGATGCGTATATCGAACAGTATGAGGTCGGCGGAGTGCCGCTCGTCGAACGGTATCCATGGACTCGATATCTACTCGGGTAAGTAAGCGTGTCATCAATAGATCCCACTATTACGAATCCCGGTGCTTGGGGCCTCGCGATTATCTTCATTGTCGTAGTTTCTTGGTTCTTCTATCGGTACTTCGCTCCTGATAGCTGGCGGGAGTGGGTCGGCGCAGGAGTGGTACAGGCGTTCATCATTGCATTATATGCGGAGATGTATGGGTTTCCACTGACGATCTATCTGCTGGTCCGGTTTTTCGGTCTGGATCGCGAGTACGTCAGTACCAATCTCTGGTCCACACTGATCGGGTTTGGCGAGACGGGTATGTTCGTATCAATGCTCCTCGGCTACGCTGTGGCGTTTGTCGGCATCGGCCTGTTTGCTCAGGGATGGCGACAAGTCTATCATGCCCGGCAGGACGACCGACTGGTCACAGACGGGCTTTACAGGTACGTCCGTCACCCACAATACACCGGCCTGTTCATCGCCCTGTTCGGCGAGGGCATCATTCACTGGCCGACGATCTTCTCTGTCGCTCTATTTCCGCTCGTCGTTGTGATTTTTACGTGGCTTGCACGGAGGGAAGAGCATGATATGGTCGATACATTCGGTGATGACTACCGCACTTATCAGCGTAAGGTACCGATGTTTATCCCTCGATGGGAGCAGTGGCGCGATCTCGTTGCTGAATCTCGTAGTAGCAGTGACGATTTCAAAGACCCGTGACTTCGGTGAGGGCGATCTGGAATGAATGGTGTTCGTATCGAAACTGTGTTCGCGAGGTGGACGGGAGGTCAGGGACCAATAGCCCGAAATCGTAGATGTTCCTTGACCGAGTCGTCGAATTATCGATCGACGAAATCGTTATTGTAAAGTACGTGAGCAGGTGGACGGCCCGTCAGTCCGTCGTAGCCGCGTACTCTTCGCCACCGCGTTCCCCGCCGGCGACCGAATCTTGGTTATGGAGCCAGTAGAGGAACGCAAAGAACGCAGTCGCGAGGACGTTCAACACCAGCTTGTAGTTGAGCTCGATGGATACCTCGGCGATTTGGGCAGAGGCCCGCGACGGGATGAGTCCCAACCCTAGGAACAGGAAGTGAACCACGAACCCGACGATAACGGCGCTGATGAAGATCATCAGACTGAGTACCGCCGCGAACGTCGTCCCGTAGTACTCGTCGTAGGCCTTCATGATGGGTGGGACGATGAGATCCGCGAAGATGTACGAGAGAACCGACCCGAAGGGAAGTCCGCGGGTCCAGAGGACGGTCCCGAACGGGACGTTGCCGACCGAGCAAACGAAGGTGACGACGCCGATGATCGCACCGAGCGCGGCCGTCCAGAGGACGTACACCGGCAAGCCGAACACGGCGCCGGAGAAGACGCTCGTCCAGACGGACTCGGGGATGAAGCCCGCGATGAGCCCAGCGAAGATGAAGCCGATAGCGATTTCATCCCAGAGCATCGCCCACTCCTTCCACTGTTTGTCAGCGAGCCCCTTCCACCCCGACCAGGACGTCGCTTTCTCCCGAATCGAGGTATTCGCTTCCTTCGGGTCGAAGCTGTCCTTGCAGGATTGCGAACAGAAGTAGTACGTCTGCCCATCATGCTCGATGGAGTGGTCGGTCTCCTCGGGGTCGACCTCCATCCCACAGACGGGATCCTGTACGGTAATACCCTCCTCATCGGTGACGTTCTTGCGTGCTTCGTCGAGAATCTCGTCGGGTACGAGGTAGACGAAGCCGACCGACATCAGGCCGATGAGGAGCAGGCCACCGATCACGTCGGCGAGCAGGAACTCCCAGCCGAGCAGCAGCCAGATGACGATCCCGATCTCGATGACGAGATTCGTCGAGGCGAACTGGAACGCGGCCAGTGCCGCTGCCGCGGACGCGCCCTTCTTGTAGAGGTTTTTCGCGGTGGCGATGGCCGAGTACGAGCACGACGAGGAGACGAACCCGAAGAACGTGGCGAGTCCAATCTCTCGTGGGCCGTGGCCTTCGAGTAGCTCCGAAATTTGTTGGGTCGAGACCCACGCCTCGACGCCGCCGGCGATGGCGAAGCCGATCACGAGTGCCCACCAGGTAATCCAGGCCATCGCGGCGGTCGTCGTCGCAGCTTGGCGGGTGCTCTCCACGAAGAATCGCCCGAGTGGTTGGTTAGTCGTTACGACACCTATGAGGACGGTGACTACGCCGATAACCGAGAGGATCACGTAATCTGATCTGTCCATTGTCTTGGTGGCCTACATCTAGGGTCTCCTCCCCTAATGCGATTGTGGCTACATCTGTGGGATATATCGTGTATTATTTTTTGGAGACCGGCGTCACAACCCTAGCAGAATTTGGAATCCAGGAATGGGACACCTCAGGTGAGGAGTAATTGACTTGTGGCTGGCTGGAGAGGGTAGCCGTATGCTCACGTCCCTCAGCGAACTTCTCGTAACGGGTACCATTCTCGCGAGCACCGCGTACACGGTGAGTAAAACGCCCGCTATCTGGCACCAGTACGAGGGAATATATGGTCTCCTTCTCGTTGGAGTACCGCTCGTTGGGCTGCTGTTCGGGATCGCCCATCTCGGGATGCTCACGCCGCTTCCGCATAGCCTGCTCGCTGCAGTGGAAACCGGAGCTCTCCTCGGTGTCGTAGTCGTACTCGGCGCACTCGGGTACATTCACCCGCGACTTGGGTATTCTGGGGGAAAATCCCGATGACTGCGCTCCTCTTTTCGTTACTCTCGGCAGTCGTCGCTGGTGGGCTTGCGTTCCTTTGTTACATCCTGCTCTACGGGGACACCGTGCTGGTGATTCAGCGGCCGTTCTTTTTCAGAATCGGCGTTGGGGCGCTCTGCGCTGCCGTCCTCGGGGCAAGTACAGTAGTGGTCGGCTGGGTTCCGACGCATCTTCTTCACGCTGTCTTCGCAGTGTCAGTCGCTGCGGCGATCCGGGCAGTCCATAACGGTCTCCATCCGGACACTGAAACGTGGTTCTACTCGCTCTTCGGAACCTGAGCATCAAAGCAAACGATTTCTACTCCCAGACTGTGGTGGTTTGGATTCGTAACGACAAGAAGTCTAAAGATGGCACCCCAACGGAGAGACGATGAGCGAGAAGTTGGGCCTTCTCGGTACAGTCTCGATTGCGCTCGGTGGTATGATTGGTGGTGGAATCTTCGCCGTACTTGGCGTGGTTGCAGAAATGTCGGGGCCTGCTGCGTGGCTCGCGTTTACCGGCGGCGGTGTCGTCGCGTTCTGCGCTGGCTACTCGTACGTTCGTCTCCAGCGGCTTGGCGATGTATCCGGCGGTTCGGTCAGTTTTTTACAGGAGTTCGGTGAGTCGACGACGGTCGCTGGGATGGTCGGTTGGACGCTTCTGTTCGGCTATATCGGGTCGATGGGTATGTACGCGTTCGCATTCGGTAGTTTCGCGACGAAACTCCTCGGCGTCGAAACCGTACTCGGGATTCCACTCCGTCCCGTTGTGTCGGTTCTCAGCGTCCTGGGGTTTGTACTGCTGAACGTCCTTGGTGCCCGAGCGAGTGGCGTGACCGAGGTGCTCCTCGTCGCGGCAAAGGCCGGGATTCTCCTCATTTTTGGTGTGTGGGGGTTCTATTTTGGAGCGCGGACAGAACAGCTGACGACCGGGTTCTCCTCCGTCGCGACGGGCGGGTTACTCATGTCCGCTGCCCTCTCGTTCGTCGCCTTTCAGGGCTGGCAGCTACTCTTTTACGACGAGGGGAGTCTTCGAAACGCTCGGACGACCATCCCGCAGGCAATCTATCTTTCAATCCCCGCGTCCCTCGGGCTGTACGTCCTCGTGGCAGTCGTCACGACGGGTCTGCTTCAGCCCGAAACGATCGCCGCGAACCCCGAGGTGTCACTCGCCATCGCGGCCGAACCGTTCATGGGGCAAATGGGGTTCATCCTCATTTCCGTGGCGGCGCTGTTCTCGACTGGGAGCGCGATCAACGCCACGCTGTTCTCGGCGGCCCACTTTGCGACGGGAATGCTTGAAGACGACCTACTTCCCGATCGGATCGGAGACACCGATGCCGACGGTGCTCCTACGCGAACACTTCTCGTCTTGGGCTTGATAACAGCCGCGTTCACCGCCTACGGTAGTCTTCAAGGAATCACGTCGTTCGCGTCGCTTGCGTTCATCACCGTCTTTGGGTTGATGAGTTTCCTCGCGTTCCGGCATCGAGAGGGCCTTCGCACAGGTATCCTCCCCGTCGTCGGCGGGGTTGGTGCAGTACTGTTCTTCCCTTCGTTAGCGTATCACCTTGCCGTGATGGAACCCGCCGTTTTTAGTGTGGTTCTTGTTGTGACGGTCGTCCTCCTAGGACTGGAAATCCTCTACTTCGAGCGAGAGACTATTCGCTCCGAAATCGATGGCATATGACGCTGACGGTGTCGCAGTCCTTGAACGATTAAATAGCTTGGGCAGTATTGTTGAGTGTGCTCTTTTGGGTCCACGCTGCAGTCGCGTATCTCGTTTACCGAGGCATTTCTGGTGATTCTACTGACCGAAGTGACGATGCCCCGATTATTGCCCTGTTCGGGGGTGCGTTGCTCCCGGATATCGTCGACAAACCACTCGCGTTTGTACTTCCATCGCTCCCGAGTCGGTCGGTCGCACACTCGGTGTTTACTGCGGCACTCGTCGTCCTGATCGTCCTCTACGTCACGAAACACAGAGACCAGTGGGAGGTCGGCGCGGCGTACGCGCTCGGATATGGATCACACCTCGCTGCGGACCTCATTGATTACCTGTTCGTCCCCGAGGAGACTCTACTGTTTCTGTTCTGGCCGGTCGTGACTGACTATCACCACGTCGAGACGATTGGAGACCTGCTCGCGCTGGTTAGACCCACCCCGTACGTCGTCGGCCAGACTATTGTCACATTGCTCGCAGTTGCGCTCTGGTTCGGAGCTGGCAAACCGGACACATTCACCGAATGAGCCGGCGTTCTTATCCGTGTCGTATGCTTCCATCCGTCGTCACGCTGTGCGTGAGCGTGGAACGGTCCAGAGCATATTGTCGATCTTGAGCGAAAGCGTCTCGATTTCGTTCTCGATGTCATCGAATCGGTCGCACGGAATATAGACCGATGGATACGTACTCATCGAGTATACTTCCGTGTCGAACTCCGCCCTGAACAGTTCCATAGTCTCTCCGTTGGATCGGATGCTAGTAAACCGGTAGGTGTCCGCCGGTGCAAGACCAGTCCGCGATTCGACACTGGTCACGTGGGTCGGTTCGCCATCGTCAAGGTCGAAGGCCTCCCGACAGGCCTGCTCGAACCGCGACTCAATCCCTTCCGTGACGTGGTTGACGTATCCGACCGACGCTCCCCACGTGAGCAACCCCATTAGCACCCCTCCGACCGAAAATAGTGCCGCAGTACCGAGACCGTCTCGCCCGAGAACGAACGAGCCGGGGATCATGAACGCGTTCCCCAGCGCGAAACCGAACACCCAGATACCGCCGATCGTTGCCAGCGGGTGCCAGGCCGAACGCCAGAATATCCTAGAAATAACGCCCTCCGGTACGGCGTTTGAGCGCATCGGCGACTCCATAGTGTTAGATACTCCCAAACATACATATAGTTTCTCCGGAGAGAACGAGGTATGTTCGGGGAGTTCGGTTACGTCACGACGGCTCTGTTCGCTCTCATCGTCGGGTCGGTTGCCGGAACAATGGCTATCCTCACTTGGGACGTCTTTCGCGAATCCACGTTTGGAACGGCAATCATCGTCCTCGTAGTCGTATTTTCGATATTCACCCTCCATCACGTCTTCTTGCTGAGTGTGGAGCCACGACTCGCTGAGTCTCGGTTGTACCAAGCGCTCCTGAACACCGTCGTCGTGATCTTCGTCGGGTTAGTGATTCGTCATCGAAACCGCCTCCAAGCGACAACGGGGGGATCTCGAACGTGATTGATATACTCGGTCTCTACAACATCGTCACTGGTGTCGCCGCGGGAGCTGGCTTGTTGTATCTCCTCTCCGAACAGCATTTCGTCCACCAACACCAGCGGTTCGTCGTCGTGATGCTTGCGGGACTTCTTCTCTACGTAGCGGTTTCACCTATCGTGAACGCCGTCGCACCGCATCTAACGCATCTGATCCATATCTTCGCCGGACTGCTGATCATTTGGGGGTTGTACAGCCCTCTCCACAACGATTTACGAACCAATCAGTGGG contains:
- a CDS encoding DoxX family membrane protein, giving the protein MGSQEVQLESTIGGFTASGRLHTLSVWFIFGLRLMMGLAFFQSGLDKVLSGSFSAGGYLTGAVPNRGSPLADLFVAMGNTPWFVDFVNVAVPWGELLIGLGLLFGALTRLAAFWGAFMMLMFYFGNWDVAHGYINGDFAYMLVFLSVAAFGAGRILGLDAYIEQYEVGGVPLVERYPWTRYLLG
- a CDS encoding metal-dependent hydrolase, translated to MLFWVHAAVAYLVYRGISGDSTDRSDDAPIIALFGGALLPDIVDKPLAFVLPSLPSRSVAHSVFTAALVVLIVLYVTKHRDQWEVGAAYALGYGSHLAADLIDYLFVPEETLLFLFWPVVTDYHHVETIGDLLALVRPTPYVVGQTIVTLLAVALWFGAGKPDTFTE
- a CDS encoding APC family permease; protein product: MSEKLGLLGTVSIALGGMIGGGIFAVLGVVAEMSGPAAWLAFTGGGVVAFCAGYSYVRLQRLGDVSGGSVSFLQEFGESTTVAGMVGWTLLFGYIGSMGMYAFAFGSFATKLLGVETVLGIPLRPVVSVLSVLGFVLLNVLGARASGVTEVLLVAAKAGILLIFGVWGFYFGARTEQLTTGFSSVATGGLLMSAALSFVAFQGWQLLFYDEGSLRNARTTIPQAIYLSIPASLGLYVLVAVVTTGLLQPETIAANPEVSLAIAAEPFMGQMGFILISVAALFSTGSAINATLFSAAHFATGMLEDDLLPDRIGDTDADGAPTRTLLVLGLITAAFTAYGSLQGITSFASLAFITVFGLMSFLAFRHREGLRTGILPVVGGVGAVLFFPSLAYHLAVMEPAVFSVVLVVTVVLLGLEILYFERETIRSEIDGI
- a CDS encoding methyltransferase family protein; the encoded protein is MDPTITNPGAWGLAIIFIVVVSWFFYRYFAPDSWREWVGAGVVQAFIIALYAEMYGFPLTIYLLVRFFGLDREYVSTNLWSTLIGFGETGMFVSMLLGYAVAFVGIGLFAQGWRQVYHARQDDRLVTDGLYRYVRHPQYTGLFIALFGEGIIHWPTIFSVALFPLVVVIFTWLARREEHDMVDTFGDDYRTYQRKVPMFIPRWEQWRDLVAESRSSSDDFKDP
- a CDS encoding NAD(P)/FAD-dependent oxidoreductase; amino-acid sequence: MAVIGGAVGGLAAAEGFSKRGFEVDLFERQSYDDKRVNCGEAMTAVSKIPLSSTPTNGFVNALPELRVEIYDGTASRRQRTGEGTFPASDTYITDRNVVERRWAERLAEKGVSIHENHQITKAKFRTLADEYDLLVDATGQPSITSKIRGRTDEYAGRMIAINADVEGDFSDLYPNSQIILEGYTGYAWAFSKSPERANVGIGWTESERPADYMAEFVAACERNGWPMPSRSQTNIAIIPEGPSLDPALTYLPEWPVVRVGDAAGIANRLTGKGISQAIQSSYLAAKLTAEGSLQEYPDRLYRMMKGEYLLARIMRHLVETRQMTVLGDAVQVVSGIDIEDIDRSPRAVLRRFLRHPRVAARIFSNPAVIKQTYAAVTDAWEYDTIQPV
- a CDS encoding permease, producing MDRSDYVILSVIGVVTVLIGVVTTNQPLGRFFVESTRQAATTTAAMAWITWWALVIGFAIAGGVEAWVSTQQISELLEGHGPREIGLATFFGFVSSSCSYSAIATAKNLYKKGASAAAALAAFQFASTNLVIEIGIVIWLLLGWEFLLADVIGGLLLIGLMSVGFVYLVPDEILDEARKNVTDEEGITVQDPVCGMEVDPEETDHSIEHDGQTYYFCSQSCKDSFDPKEANTSIREKATSWSGWKGLADKQWKEWAMLWDEIAIGFIFAGLIAGFIPESVWTSVFSGAVFGLPVYVLWTAALGAIIGVVTFVCSVGNVPFGTVLWTRGLPFGSVLSYIFADLIVPPIMKAYDEYYGTTFAAVLSLMIFISAVIVGFVVHFLFLGLGLIPSRASAQIAEVSIELNYKLVLNVLATAFFAFLYWLHNQDSVAGGERGGEEYAATTD
- the acnA gene encoding aconitate hydratase AcnA codes for the protein MSNPNPFDAVRQFEFGGSSYRMADLTALEEAGLCELDRLPVSIRVLLESVLRNVDGDTITADDVRHVASWQPDVPDVELPFTPSRVVLQDLTGVPAVVDLAALRSAVDRKGKDPAIVEPEIPIDLVIDHSVQVDYFGSEDAYEKNVELEYERNGERYRALKWAQQAFDDFRVVPPGTGIVHQVNLEYLGQVVHAREQGGDDWLLPDTLVGTDSHTPMIGGIGVVGWGVGGIEAEAAMLGQPITMKLPEVVGVRLTGELPEGATATDLVLHVTEQLREVGVVDRFVEFFGPGVSNLTVPDRATIANMAPEQGSTISMFPVDEATLDYLELTGRDEEHIDLVREYLDAQGLFGEQNPEYTETVELDLSTITPSLAGPKRPQDRVPMDDMKTHFRGLVHGEFEDELDEVDEDALTRWLGESSAPDTDRPDPDLPGPDVGDLTKRVEVDVNGETTEIGHGSVVVSAITSCTNTSNPSVMLAAGLLARNAVERGLDVPAYVKTSLAPGSRVVTEYLEASGLLPYLEDLGYNVVGYGCTTCIGNAGPLPEPIERAIDAEDLWTTSILSGNRNFEARIHPKVRANYLASPPLVVAYGLAGRMDIDLERDPLGTDDNGNPVYLSDIWPDADEIHAAVHDSVDSSMFEEKYAEVFEGDERWEALDAPTGDVYGWDDSSTYIREPPFFKDFPLEQPGVADIEDARTLMLLGDTVTTDHISPAGPFSREQPAGEWLVEQGIEPHEFNTYGARRGNHEVMMRGTFANVRIENEMLDDVEGGYTIHQPTEEQTTVFEASRRYREDDTPLVVFAGEELGTGSSRDWAAKGTDLLGVRATIAESYERIFRDNLVGMGVLPLQFADGDSWESLGLDGSERIAIHGLDDGLDVNDNLTVVAERTDGSTVEFPVTAQVGTPAAVRYVENGGILHLVLRRLLTVE